A genome region from Clostridium pasteurianum includes the following:
- a CDS encoding 3'-5' exoribonuclease YhaM family protein has product MSKTNFLCNLKSRDNVKTSLMVMKIIFKDNDKTVCILADKSGDIKASIPGRNNDIKQGTVIEVEGLKAMNLEVKKYKIISNYNISDYLPTVKRPIEEIMSEIKVYTDEYIISREGRALNDYFFKNDEFLDKFKRCIGGVSMHHNYLGGLAEHTLNVMKLTSELCEKYECRRTELAVLAAKLHDIGKVYEYDYDGPFKYTLRGQMEGHIVIGVELVDRAIRENPNIYTEDFVERIKGCIVQHHGKLEFGSPREMNMEESFIVNYADSVDATMNKISQIKEKTEPGTWSEFDRRIERKLYL; this is encoded by the coding sequence ATGTCAAAAACAAATTTCTTATGTAATTTAAAAAGTAGAGATAACGTAAAAACATCATTAATGGTAATGAAGATAATATTCAAAGATAATGATAAAACTGTATGTATATTAGCAGATAAAAGTGGAGATATAAAGGCAAGTATACCTGGAAGAAACAACGATATTAAACAGGGTACAGTAATAGAAGTTGAAGGACTTAAAGCCATGAATTTAGAGGTGAAAAAGTATAAAATAATTTCAAATTACAACATATCGGATTATCTTCCAACAGTGAAAAGACCTATTGAAGAGATTATGAGTGAAATTAAGGTGTATACGGATGAATACATTATCTCAAGAGAGGGGAGGGCTTTAAATGATTATTTTTTTAAAAATGACGAATTCTTAGACAAATTTAAAAGGTGCATAGGTGGGGTTTCTATGCACCACAATTATTTAGGTGGACTTGCAGAACATACCTTAAACGTGATGAAATTAACTTCTGAACTTTGTGAAAAATATGAATGCAGGAGAACTGAACTTGCAGTACTTGCAGCAAAACTTCATGATATTGGAAAAGTATATGAGTATGATTATGATGGACCATTTAAATACACACTTAGAGGACAGATGGAGGGACATATTGTAATTGGAGTAGAACTTGTGGATAGAGCTATTAGAGAAAATCCTAATATTTATACTGAGGATTTTGTAGAGCGAATAAAAGGTTGTATTGTTCAGCATCATGGAAAACTTGAATTCGGTTCTCCAAGAGAAATGAATATGGAAGAGTCATTTATAGTTAACTATGCTGATTCAGTAGATGCTACTATGAATAAAATCTCTCAAATAAAAGAAAAAACGGAGCCTGGCACTTGGTCTGAATTTGATAGAAGAATTGAAAGAAAATTATATCTATGA
- a CDS encoding PTS fructose transporter subunit IIC — MWKKLQLKKHALTGISYMLPLVVAAGLLIAVGNLAGGNPAVITNYKKGYTLWQAAVSLGVFGMQLLPAVISAAIAYSIADRPGIAPGLLMGMIANAMGAGFLGGMLGGYLAGYFVNFLKKNLRVPKWAEGLMPMMIIPFISSAVVGAFMLFVIGPPIASASASLTEMLNGMKGGSKAIFGLIMGAMAAFDFGGPVNKVASLFADGLLLQGVYGPEAIKICASMVPPFGVTLSWLIKKSRYTKGESDNIKIAFPMGICMITEGVIPIAAVDPIRVIVSCSTGAAIGGMLIMLLGVESRVPSGGMFIVPAMKNPVGFLIALGTGSLITAILLVLLKKDAVEPTEPTEEIEEEVDLSDIKIK, encoded by the coding sequence ATGTGGAAAAAATTACAATTAAAAAAACATGCACTTACTGGTATATCTTATATGCTTCCATTGGTTGTAGCAGCTGGTCTATTAATTGCTGTTGGTAACTTAGCAGGAGGAAATCCTGCCGTAATCACTAATTATAAAAAAGGTTATACTCTCTGGCAGGCAGCAGTTTCACTAGGAGTATTCGGTATGCAATTATTACCTGCTGTTATCAGTGCGGCTATTGCGTATTCCATAGCTGACCGTCCTGGTATTGCACCCGGTTTGTTAATGGGTATGATTGCAAATGCCATGGGAGCTGGATTCCTTGGCGGTATGCTTGGTGGTTACCTTGCAGGTTACTTTGTAAACTTCTTAAAGAAAAACTTAAGAGTACCTAAATGGGCAGAAGGTTTAATGCCAATGATGATTATTCCATTTATCTCATCTGCAGTAGTCGGAGCATTTATGCTATTTGTTATAGGACCTCCTATAGCATCAGCTTCAGCATCTCTTACTGAAATGCTTAATGGTATGAAGGGCGGTTCAAAAGCAATATTCGGACTTATCATGGGTGCTATGGCTGCATTTGACTTCGGCGGTCCTGTTAACAAGGTTGCTTCATTGTTTGCTGATGGATTACTATTACAGGGCGTTTACGGACCAGAAGCTATTAAGATCTGTGCTTCCATGGTTCCACCATTTGGAGTTACATTATCATGGTTAATTAAAAAATCTAGATACACTAAAGGCGAATCTGACAATATAAAAATTGCTTTCCCAATGGGAATATGTATGATAACTGAAGGTGTTATTCCAATCGCAGCTGTTGATCCTATTCGTGTAATTGTATCTTGCTCTACTGGAGCAGCTATTGGTGGTATGTTAATTATGCTATTAGGTGTTGAATCAAGAGTTCCTTCCGGCGGAATGTTTATTGTACCGGCTATGAAAAATCCTGTTGGTTTCTTAATTGCTTTAGGAACTGGTTCTCTTATAACAGCAATCTTGCTTGTATTACTTAAGAAAGATGCGGTAGAGCCAACTGAACCAACTGAAGAAATAGAAGAAGAAGTAGATTTATCAGATATAAAAATAAAATAA
- a CDS encoding PTS fructose transporter subunit IIB, with amino-acid sequence MKIVGIAACTSGIAHTYIAREKLIRAGQALNHEIHIETQGTIGTENELTPEQIKEADVVIVAADIKVSGRERFAGKKVVDLPTEIVIKAPKAIINKIQNELGL; translated from the coding sequence ATGAAAATCGTTGGAATAGCAGCTTGTACATCTGGAATTGCACATACCTATATAGCAAGAGAAAAACTAATACGCGCAGGGCAAGCATTAAATCATGAAATTCACATTGAGACTCAGGGCACAATTGGAACAGAAAATGAGCTTACTCCTGAACAAATTAAAGAAGCTGATGTTGTAATCGTTGCAGCTGACATCAAGGTAAGTGGCAGAGAAAGATTTGCGGGAAAGAAGGTGGTTGACTTACCAACAGAAATAGTTATTAAGGCACCAAAAGCAATTATCAATAAAATCCAGAACGAACTAGGACTATAA
- a CDS encoding BglG family transcription antiterminator: MNSLNPRQIEFINLLLKEKDYKPIKYYGEFLNVSSKTLKKDLEVINEYLSGFKVELEKKHGAGIKIKDARNAKLILNDTLQIQGGKSEKISINDRRMEIIKHMLIDTHNITSIQKLSDKYYVSKTSIVNDFKYIEEWLSSFKLKLEKTVEGTKVKGSEINIRRAIASLLFEYSKGEKNEKTIDELATRLDGVTLNALSELFEKDKIIYVNKLLLGLQKKYNCRIDDPYYVNLLTHILISMTRGSKGQLICEEEQHENLESERDYKEAVLCINRINKDFKMNLNEAEIYYLYQYFVSFGLIKEKNESKDKVLSKLDRTAIIFRDNMTQCIEEILQVDITNDKNVMEKLLLHIRPMLNRMEYDIEISNPLINEIKEQYPVLLNICNAAALMVAHKLKQKVIPIDEIGYLAVYYQLGLESCSIRKRVLVVCHSGYGTSQLLSTKLNRHFPNFEIIDSISANRIKSRNLDDIDFVISTVPLDLKTKPYLLVSTFLNENDVKNISDFLAHNKDTQSKITVTTKNIGNYLCKDLIYFNKNKDEVGREINSTLSTNIVFNEIEINCSLKIYMGFCKQKSILGLSINNIEDDKKQIEFYIAMEDINAMTGILREMVNFNINAEYAGYLRKCKKKEDVKNYFKLNSRGGEKMSVNLSEVIQEKTIKLDMNATTKDEALKELTDLLFDSGVLSDKEAFLKDVYYRETLGSTGIGNGIAIPHGKSNFVSKTSIAIGKTKVGIKWESLDDKPINFIILFAVTESDKTSVHVRLLSKVAAKLGDDEACKDLLKATKPEEVYEIFTREE, from the coding sequence ATGAATAGTCTAAATCCACGGCAAATTGAATTTATAAATTTGCTGCTCAAAGAAAAAGACTATAAACCAATTAAATATTATGGAGAATTCTTAAATGTATCTAGCAAAACTTTAAAGAAGGATCTGGAAGTAATTAATGAATATTTAAGTGGGTTTAAAGTTGAATTAGAGAAAAAGCATGGTGCTGGGATAAAAATAAAGGATGCCCGTAATGCAAAATTAATTTTGAATGATACTCTACAAATCCAGGGAGGAAAAAGTGAGAAGATTTCAATTAATGACAGGCGAATGGAAATTATTAAACACATGCTTATTGATACACATAATATTACCTCAATTCAAAAGCTTTCTGATAAATATTATGTTAGTAAGACTAGTATAGTTAATGATTTTAAATATATAGAGGAATGGTTGTCTTCATTTAAGTTAAAACTGGAGAAAACCGTAGAGGGAACCAAAGTAAAGGGCTCAGAAATCAATATTCGAAGGGCAATTGCATCCTTGTTATTTGAGTATTCAAAGGGTGAAAAAAATGAAAAGACCATTGATGAATTAGCAACAAGACTTGATGGAGTAACCTTGAATGCGTTGTCAGAGCTCTTTGAAAAAGACAAAATAATATATGTAAATAAACTTTTATTGGGTTTACAAAAAAAGTATAATTGCAGGATTGATGACCCATATTATGTTAATCTACTTACGCATATTTTAATCTCAATGACAAGAGGCTCAAAAGGACAATTAATATGTGAAGAAGAACAGCATGAGAATTTAGAATCAGAAAGAGATTATAAGGAAGCTGTTTTATGCATTAATAGAATTAATAAAGATTTTAAAATGAATTTAAATGAGGCAGAGATTTATTACTTATATCAATACTTTGTATCCTTTGGACTCATTAAGGAAAAAAATGAAAGCAAGGATAAAGTATTAAGTAAATTAGATCGCACAGCAATTATATTTAGAGATAATATGACTCAATGTATAGAGGAAATCTTACAGGTAGATATAACAAATGATAAAAATGTAATGGAAAAATTACTACTCCATATAAGACCAATGTTAAATCGTATGGAATATGATATTGAAATATCTAATCCGCTTATTAACGAAATAAAGGAACAATATCCTGTTCTTTTAAATATATGCAATGCTGCTGCACTTATGGTGGCTCATAAGTTGAAGCAAAAAGTTATTCCTATAGATGAAATTGGATATTTAGCTGTGTATTATCAGCTAGGGTTAGAAAGTTGTTCTATAAGGAAACGAGTTTTAGTAGTTTGCCATAGTGGTTATGGAACATCACAATTATTAAGCACAAAGCTCAATAGGCATTTTCCTAACTTTGAGATTATTGATAGCATTTCAGCAAATAGAATTAAGAGTAGGAATCTTGATGACATTGATTTTGTGATTTCAACAGTTCCACTAGATCTTAAAACTAAGCCATATTTATTGGTATCAACGTTTTTAAATGAAAATGATGTTAAAAATATATCTGATTTTTTAGCTCATAATAAAGACACACAAAGCAAGATAACGGTTACAACTAAAAACATAGGAAATTACCTGTGTAAAGATTTAATATATTTTAACAAAAATAAGGATGAAGTGGGGAGGGAAATTAATAGTACTTTAAGTACAAATATTGTTTTTAATGAAATAGAAATCAATTGCAGCTTAAAAATATATATGGGTTTTTGCAAGCAAAAGAGTATACTTGGGCTTTCAATAAACAATATAGAAGATGATAAAAAACAAATAGAGTTTTATATTGCAATGGAAGATATAAATGCGATGACTGGCATATTAAGAGAAATGGTTAATTTCAATATAAATGCTGAATATGCTGGATATTTGAGAAAATGCAAAAAGAAAGAAGATGTAAAAAATTACTTTAAATTAAACAGTAGAGGTGGGGAGAAAATGAGTGTAAATTTATCGGAGGTAATACAAGAGAAAACAATAAAATTAGATATGAATGCGACAACAAAGGATGAGGCATTAAAGGAACTTACAGATTTATTATTTGATAGTGGAGTTCTTTCTGATAAAGAGGCATTCTTAAAGGATGTATATTACAGAGAAACTTTGGGATCAACAGGTATAGGAAATGGAATTGCAATCCCTCATGGGAAATCAAATTTTGTTAGTAAAACATCTATAGCTATTGGTAAAACAAAGGTTGGCATTAAATGGGAGAGCTTAGATGATAAGCCAATAAACTTTATTATATTATTTGCTGTAACAGAATCTGACAAAACAAGTGTCCATGTTAGATTGCTTTCCAAGGTAGCAGCAAAGCTTGGAGATGATGAAGCTTGTAAGGATTTACTTAAAGCAACAAAGCCAGAAGAGGTATATGAAATATTTACAAGGGAAGAATAG
- a CDS encoding DUF5050 domain-containing protein — MKKAKYRISLALSISLMASLSNTTVFNKIQAANSSNVYASTLSSDVSVSSVTLNKETDTLTVGDTDTLTATVAPDNATNKSVTWTTSDSKIATVSSTGVVTAVSAGTATIVVTTADGSKTSSCNVTVNNPSVGVTYDAHVQNIGWQTPWAKDGSEAGTEGKAFRIEALKINLTNAPAGASIAYQTHIQNVGWQDSKTSGDISGTTGKGLRIEAIKIKLQNMPGYSVAYQAYIENIGWQDWKYDDDTAGTTGKNLRVEALKVKIVPTVNASSVSLNKTTDTLTAGDTDTLTAVVAPDNATNKSVTWTTSDSKIATVSSTGVVTAVSAGTAKITATTADGSKTSICDVTVNSPGIGVTYDAHVQNIGWQTPWSKDGSESGTEGKAFRIEALKINLTNAPAGASISYQTHIQNIGWQDYKSNGDISGTTGKGLRIEGIKIKLQNMPDYSVAYQAYIENIGWQDWKYDDDAAGTTGKNLRIEALKVKIVPKQNTNVNVSNEIGNTNSNLANNGLAAEKNNWIYYDDISSKTLNKVSTDGTSKQVLVSGAVRNINVVGDWVYYTDENNNAYKVKTDGTSKTDLKMSNVLQMNVIGDWIYYIPTANDSDDYFNGIYKIKTDGTSKSTVTTNKVLKYAIENDWVYYVKLEDITITDIPDTIGKLHKVKTDGTSDTLICDSFIDPETPSITVENGCIYYKSAYLPADDAYKAFAPYADNKLYKINVDGTSKTALKSFGDTVLKFTNLNVANGWVYYSLLDNGGIQPSSYTENTYKIKTDGTGEVNFANIDSKIITGINIVNNWIFGNLQSARSYGDWGQMFNFPMKMKTDGSNFDYYDNNICSDITGAQDNNILYKDFYNSDWNVNVNSVEPTKLTGTSPDAIKDLVTTNTGKYYLKKASIYDFYYSLYRSNTDGTGETKLSANVPQFEISNNTIVYTSQSPDECNLYKMNLDGSGQTKLSTNNLNSYSDKFIVQNDTVYYTVNNSQYPDISGIYKTSISSPSDIKIISGSCTDLFSKGNNIFYNKASSNTQNQLWKANMDGTSATTLDSNITLVDYATISDSVFYTKGSSLYKLNIDTNNIVKLVDASPYTIKITPNYILYNQAPGSSTLYKANIDGTSIVKLCDNGEVVFGVTVVGDWVYYAGTLPNQQSDDEARYVFKVKLDGTSGQQTAIRDINKFYNFTN; from the coding sequence GTGAAAAAGGCAAAATACAGAATAAGTTTAGCTCTAAGTATTTCATTAATGGCTAGCTTATCTAATACTACTGTTTTTAACAAAATTCAAGCAGCAAATAGCAGCAATGTTTATGCATCCACTTTGTCCAGTGATGTTAGTGTATCTTCTGTAACATTGAATAAAGAAACAGATACTTTAACAGTTGGAGATACAGATACTTTAACAGCAACAGTGGCTCCAGACAATGCAACAAACAAATCTGTAACATGGACAACTTCAGATTCAAAAATAGCAACTGTATCAAGTACTGGCGTTGTAACTGCTGTAAGTGCAGGAACAGCTACAATTGTAGTAACTACAGCTGATGGAAGTAAAACATCCAGCTGCAATGTAACTGTAAATAACCCTAGCGTTGGTGTAACATATGATGCCCATGTTCAAAACATAGGCTGGCAAACACCTTGGGCTAAAGACGGCAGTGAGGCTGGGACTGAGGGTAAAGCTTTTAGAATTGAAGCCCTTAAAATTAATCTTACTAATGCTCCAGCAGGCGCTTCTATAGCCTATCAAACTCATATTCAAAATGTTGGCTGGCAAGATTCCAAGACCAGCGGAGATATCTCCGGTACAACTGGAAAAGGTTTGAGAATTGAAGCCATTAAAATCAAGCTTCAAAATATGCCTGGTTACTCAGTTGCATATCAAGCTTATATTGAAAATATTGGCTGGCAGGACTGGAAATATGACGATGATACAGCTGGAACTACTGGAAAGAATCTAAGAGTTGAAGCTCTTAAAGTCAAAATAGTTCCTACTGTAAATGCAAGTTCTGTGAGCTTAAATAAAACTACAGATACTTTAACAGCTGGAGATACAGATACTTTAACGGCTGTAGTAGCTCCAGACAACGCAACAAACAAGTCTGTAACATGGACAACTTCAGATTCAAAAATAGCAACTGTATCAAGTACTGGTGTTGTAACTGCTGTAAGCGCAGGAACAGCTAAAATTACAGCAACTACAGCTGATGGAAGTAAAACATCCATCTGCGATGTAACTGTAAATAGCCCTGGCATTGGTGTAACATATGATGCCCACGTTCAAAACATAGGCTGGCAAACACCTTGGTCTAAGGATGGCAGTGAATCTGGTACTGAAGGTAAAGCTTTTAGAATTGAAGCTCTTAAAATAAATCTTACTAATGCTCCAGCAGGTGCTTCTATATCTTATCAAACTCATATTCAAAATATTGGTTGGCAAGATTATAAATCAAATGGAGATATATCTGGTACAACTGGGAAAGGTTTAAGAATTGAGGGTATTAAAATCAAACTTCAAAATATGCCTGATTATTCAGTTGCATATCAAGCTTATATTGAAAATATTGGTTGGCAGGACTGGAAATACGACGATGATGCAGCTGGAACTACTGGAAAGAATCTAAGAATTGAAGCTCTTAAAGTCAAAATAGTTCCTAAACAAAATACAAATGTAAATGTAAGTAATGAAATAGGAAATACTAACAGCAATTTAGCAAACAATGGACTTGCAGCAGAAAAAAACAATTGGATATATTATGATGATATTTCATCTAAAACTTTAAATAAGGTTTCAACAGATGGCACATCAAAACAGGTACTTGTAAGTGGCGCTGTAAGAAACATAAATGTAGTAGGTGATTGGGTTTATTATACTGACGAAAATAATAATGCGTATAAAGTAAAAACGGATGGTACTTCAAAAACAGATCTAAAAATGAGTAATGTTCTACAAATGAATGTAATAGGTGATTGGATTTACTACATACCTACAGCAAATGATTCAGATGACTACTTTAACGGCATATACAAAATAAAAACAGATGGCACCTCAAAATCTACTGTTACTACTAACAAAGTATTAAAGTATGCAATTGAAAATGATTGGGTATACTACGTTAAATTAGAGGACATAACCATAACAGACATCCCTGATACAATAGGAAAATTGCATAAGGTAAAAACAGATGGTACCTCTGATACTTTAATATGTGACAGTTTTATAGACCCAGAGACACCTTCAATTACAGTTGAAAATGGTTGTATTTATTATAAGAGTGCTTATCTTCCTGCTGACGATGCTTATAAGGCTTTTGCTCCATATGCTGATAATAAACTATATAAAATAAATGTAGACGGTACTTCAAAAACAGCTTTGAAAAGTTTTGGAGATACAGTACTTAAGTTTACTAATCTAAATGTTGCAAATGGATGGGTTTATTATTCTCTACTTGACAATGGAGGCATTCAACCATCTTCATATACAGAAAACACTTATAAAATAAAAACAGATGGTACTGGAGAAGTAAATTTTGCAAATATAGACAGCAAAATAATCACTGGCATTAATATAGTTAATAATTGGATTTTTGGAAACCTTCAAAGTGCTAGATCTTACGGTGATTGGGGTCAAATGTTTAATTTTCCTATGAAGATGAAAACTGATGGTTCAAATTTTGATTATTATGATAACAATATATGTAGTGATATAACAGGAGCACAAGACAATAATATTTTATACAAAGACTTCTATAATTCTGATTGGAATGTCAATGTTAATTCTGTTGAACCTACTAAATTGACTGGTACTTCACCAGATGCTATTAAAGACTTAGTTACTACAAATACTGGAAAGTACTATTTAAAGAAAGCCTCTATTTATGACTTTTATTATTCATTATATAGAAGTAATACAGATGGCACCGGAGAAACAAAGCTAAGTGCTAATGTACCACAATTTGAAATATCAAACAATACTATAGTTTATACATCTCAATCTCCTGATGAATGTAATCTATACAAAATGAACTTAGATGGAAGTGGTCAAACTAAGCTTTCAACCAACAACCTTAATTCTTACAGTGATAAATTTATAGTTCAAAATGATACTGTATATTATACTGTTAATAATTCACAATATCCAGATATATCAGGAATATACAAAACAAGTATCAGCAGTCCTTCAGACATTAAAATTATTAGCGGATCTTGTACCGATTTATTTAGTAAAGGAAACAATATATTTTATAATAAAGCTTCAAGTAACACTCAAAATCAATTGTGGAAAGCAAATATGGATGGCACTTCTGCAACAACATTAGATAGTAATATTACTTTAGTAGACTATGCTACAATCAGCGATAGTGTATTCTATACAAAAGGAAGTTCCTTGTACAAGCTTAATATCGATACAAATAATATAGTTAAACTAGTAGATGCATCACCATACACTATTAAAATAACTCCAAATTATATTTTGTATAATCAGGCTCCAGGTTCAAGTACACTATATAAAGCTAATATAGATGGTACTTCTATAGTTAAATTATGTGATAACGGTGAAGTAGTCTTTGGCGTTACAGTAGTAGGCGACTGGGTTTATTACGCAGGAACTTTACCAAATCAACAATCGGATGATGAAGCAAGATATGTATTCAAGGTTAAGCTTGATGGAACATCTGGTCAGCAAACTGCAATAAGAGATATCAACAAATTCTACAATTTTACTAACTAA